A stretch of DNA from Gemmatimonas sp. UBA7669:
GGTGTGTGAGTTGCTCGTGGTGCAGGGCAGTGAGCTGCATCGGGTCGTGCGACTCGAGCAGGGACAGCATGTGAGCGTGGACTTGGCGCCACTGGCGGACCTGCGCCTCGCACGCGACACGGCCGACAGCGGTATATCCCGCATGGCAACGCATCTCACCAGCGGGGCTGATGTGGTGCGCGGCTCAAGTGAGCTCTGCGCCGCCGTGCGATTCGGTTTGCGCAGCGCGGGCGTCATTCGCCTTCTGCACCGCGGTGATGAGGCGTTCGAGGCCCAGGATCTCGATCTCATCACCATTCTTGCGCGGCACGCGGGTACGGCGCTCGAGACCGCACGCCTGTTTTCGCTGCAGGACCTGCAGCGCCAGCGGGCCGAAGGTGCCGCCGATCTGGCGCGCGCCACGCTGTCGGCCACCAGTGTGGCCGAAGGCGCGAGTGAACTCTTGCATGTGCTCGATCGCTACGTCCCGTCCATCGGCAAAGCCATAGGTGTCGCCCGTGGACGAGACGGGCGCATGGAGTTCGTGGCAGGCGGCGGGACGCTCGAGTCACTGCGCAGTACCGACCGCGCCACGCGGTTGTCCATGAACCACCTCGCGCCCGATGGGCAACCGGTGGTGTTCCCGAGTTTGCGCGATGCGGCACCGGCGGAACTGGCCGCCGATGCGCCGGACGAATGGGCGCTGGCCATCCCGCTGGCGGCGCGTGAGCGCACGCTTGGCGTCCTGCTGGTGACCACGCCACCGTCTGCGCCGCTGCTGCGTCGCGATCGCATCACACTCGAGCGACTGTCGGCCTCACTGGCCCTCGCGCTCGACGCCTTGCTGCTCGATGAGGAAGAGCGCCTGGCGCGCGAGCGGGAGCACCTGCTCGCCACTGCACTCACCACCATCAACCACCCGATCTTCATTCTCGACAAGGTGGGGGTGCGCTACGCCAATCCGGCGGCCGCGCGCGAGTATGGCTGGAGTCAGGCCGAGCTCATGGACATGCAGTTCGATCAGCTCGTGGTGGGTGAGGACACCAGACAGGGGCACGAGACCGGCTCTGGTGTCGTCGAGCCCGGGGTGCGGTTGAGTCACGACACGCATCAGCGTCGTGACGGCAGCGAGTTCCCGGCGGCCGTGTCGCTGAGTCCCTTGCTCGGACACGATGGCGACCTGCTGGGTCAGGTGGTGAGCGTGCGCAACGTGAGCGCCGATCGCCGCCTGCAGGAACAGCTGCGGCAGACCGAGAAGATGGTCGCGCTCGGCGAACTCGTGGCGGGCGTGGCGCATGAGATCAACAATCCGCTCACCGGCATCTCCGCGTTTGCGCAACTGCTGCTCGAGGAGGAGCTGGCGGGCGATCAGCGCGAATCGGTGGGGCTCATCAAGCAGGAGTGCGACCGCGCCAAGCGTGTGATTGATGACCTGTTGCTGTTTGCGCGCAAGGGCGAGCGGGATGCAGGGCCGGTGGACGTGAACGCCGTGCTGGAGCACACCCTGCGCCTGCGCGCCTATCCGCTGCGCAACAGCAAGGTCGAGGTGAAGTTGCAGCTTGACCCCTGCCGACCGCAGGTGAGTGGCGACAGCCAGAAGCTCCAGCAGGTGCTGCTCAACCTCATCGCCAACGCCGAATTCGCCATGCAGGAGCGTGAGGTCCGTACGCTGGTCCTCGGCACCAAGTGTGAACAGGAGCAGGTGTTCATCACCGTGCGGGACAGCGGAAAGGGGATGACACCGGACGTCCGCCGCCGCATCTTCGAACCGTTCTTCAGCACCAAGCCCGCCGGTGTCGGAACCGGACTCGGCCTCAGCGTCAGTTACGGCATCATCAGCGCCCACAATGGGGCCATTGCTGTGGACTCCGAGCCCGATGTCGGAACCCTCGTCACCATCACTCTGCCGTCCTTGCCGAACGCCACTGAATGAACACGCCTGCCAGCAACCGGACCGTGACGCGTTCGCCGGTCGATCCTGTGCGCGCCATCGAAGTGGCCGGCGCGGCCATGGTGGAAGACAGCCCTCGCCGCATTCTCGTGGTGGATGACGAGACCACCATCCGTCTCGCGCTCAGTCGTTTTCTTCGCACGCGGGGCTTTGAGGTGGAGGCGGCGGAATCGGGTCATGCCGCGCTCGAGGTGCTCGAACGGCAGCGCTTCTCGCTCATGCTCTGCGATCTGCGCATGCCGGGCATGACGGGGCTCGAAGTCGTGCCGCA
This window harbors:
- a CDS encoding GAF domain-containing protein — encoded protein: MTAPTSSGIVPPDGAIPPALSHLVRDLATGVVTKRALFARLADTARDLTRAEGSAVIEMESDEHYRIIAPSGSVSRLDGMVMPMMADRSIFRDVVHTRETQFSNDAPNDPRINPAVAEPINVQQLVVSPIVLDDAVVGLLAVINPEAGEVRPEHIAWLEHLVWYGSLVMRSLQLVSASETAATEARARAAEAARVAHTNAVLARGAQLFTTVERRDDLFRAFGELLRSEFGADGFALYDAQSRLRLARLEHQEGRFTLPGPAVARDFWMTSAAQAVQNGIPLFFEDCTVPPPQGDEAIARLLLAAGIHAMALLPMRSDDKVRGLVSVRFATPQVFDADERQLLVDIVNQFALAHGNLRYVDELEERTQRLSRLAKAQQQLTQLSSEDSLPGGIAEAVYQVLPSAVCELLVVQGSELHRVVRLEQGQHVSVDLAPLADLRLARDTADSGISRMATHLTSGADVVRGSSELCAAVRFGLRSAGVIRLLHRGDEAFEAQDLDLITILARHAGTALETARLFSLQDLQRQRAEGAADLARATLSATSVAEGASELLHVLDRYVPSIGKAIGVARGRDGRMEFVAGGGTLESLRSTDRATRLSMNHLAPDGQPVVFPSLRDAAPAELAADAPDEWALAIPLAARERTLGVLLVTTPPSAPLLRRDRITLERLSASLALALDALLLDEEERLAREREHLLATALTTINHPIFILDKVGVRYANPAAAREYGWSQAELMDMQFDQLVVGEDTRQGHETGSGVVEPGVRLSHDTHQRRDGSEFPAAVSLSPLLGHDGDLLGQVVSVRNVSADRRLQEQLRQTEKMVALGELVAGVAHEINNPLTGISAFAQLLLEEELAGDQRESVGLIKQECDRAKRVIDDLLLFARKGERDAGPVDVNAVLEHTLRLRAYPLRNSKVEVKLQLDPCRPQVSGDSQKLQQVLLNLIANAEFAMQEREVRTLVLGTKCEQEQVFITVRDSGKGMTPDVRRRIFEPFFSTKPAGVGTGLGLSVSYGIISAHNGAIAVDSEPDVGTLVTITLPSLPNATE